In the genome of Gloeotrichia echinulata CP02, one region contains:
- a CDS encoding photosystem II manganese-stabilizing polypeptide: MRYRALIVAFLALCLGLVTACSDGPSSNSTDILTYEQIRGTGLANKCPQLSETSRGSISIDSTQSYAIKELCLEPTQFFVKEEPANKRQQAEFVAGKLLTRYTSTIDQVQGDLNINPDSSLTFAEKDGLDFQAITVQLPGGERVPFLFTIKNLVAQTQPGLTSLNTSTDFEGTFKVPSYRGAAFLDPKGRGVVSGYDNAVALPAQADDDSLTRTNVKRTDVLSGKISLQVAKVDNITGEIAGTFESEQPSDTDLGAGEPKEVKIRGLFYAKVEAKKA, from the coding sequence ATGAGGTATCGCGCTTTAATTGTTGCATTTTTGGCATTGTGCCTGGGACTAGTAACTGCTTGTAGTGATGGTCCATCGTCTAATAGCACGGATATACTGACTTACGAACAAATTCGGGGTACTGGGTTGGCTAATAAATGCCCCCAACTGTCAGAAACAAGCCGTGGTTCGATTTCTATCGATTCTACCCAGTCCTACGCCATCAAAGAACTTTGCTTGGAACCGACTCAATTCTTTGTCAAAGAAGAACCCGCCAATAAACGCCAACAAGCAGAATTTGTTGCTGGTAAATTGTTGACCAGATACACCTCCACCATTGACCAGGTACAAGGCGATCTGAATATCAATCCAGATAGTAGCCTCACCTTTGCCGAAAAAGATGGTCTTGACTTCCAAGCTATCACCGTGCAGCTTCCTGGTGGTGAGCGAGTACCTTTCCTCTTTACCATCAAAAATTTGGTTGCTCAAACACAACCTGGCTTAACAAGTCTGAATACCTCCACCGACTTTGAAGGCACATTCAAAGTACCTTCCTATCGTGGTGCTGCTTTCCTAGATCCTAAAGGTCGTGGTGTCGTCAGTGGCTATGATAATGCTGTGGCTCTCCCCGCCCAAGCAGATGATGATTCACTCACCCGCACTAACGTCAAGCGTACTGATGTTCTCAGTGGCAAAATCTCTCTGCAAGTAGCCAAAGTAGATAACATTACTGGCGAAATTGCTGGAACTTTTGAGAGTGAACAGCCCTCTGATACTGATTTAGGCGCAGGCGAACCGAAGGAAGTCAAAATTCGTGGTCTGTTTTATGCCAAAGTTGAAGCAAAAAAGGCGTAA
- a CDS encoding P-loop NTPase fold protein encodes MRTTLNLSRFYKACNPSYTLNMGDVLDRQYYIDFADVRGCKIVEELQRTISRISPDEPTCQLFTGHIGCGKSTELQRLKAELELAGFHVVYFESSQDLDMADIDVSDILLSVARQVSVSLEGIGIKLKPGYFTNLFKEIGDFLQTPIELSGQAELSLGIAKITAKTKDSAQTRNQLRQYLEPRTNSILQAINEEILEKAVEQLKQRGQKGLVVIVDNLDRVDMRPVASGRTQPEYLFIDRGEQLRRLKCHLVYTIPLALIFSNEYETLKNRLGGGIAPKVLPMVLVRQRDGSDHEPGMSLLRQLVLARAFPQIPWNERQFLITDLFDQPETLDRICRVSGGHIRNLLGLLYSCLQRQDPPFARDCLEAVIKDYRDDLLLAIDEYQWKLLFEVVQQQSVKGESDYQSLLRSMYLFEYRDPQGRWFGISPALAETEQVLIWQQNK; translated from the coding sequence ATGAGAACGACACTGAATTTGTCACGTTTTTATAAAGCATGTAACCCTAGCTACACACTGAATATGGGTGACGTGCTGGATCGGCAGTATTACATAGATTTTGCTGATGTACGTGGTTGCAAAATTGTGGAAGAATTGCAACGTACTATCAGCCGGATTTCTCCAGATGAGCCAACTTGCCAGTTATTTACGGGTCATATTGGCTGTGGTAAATCCACCGAATTACAACGCCTCAAGGCAGAACTGGAATTAGCGGGATTTCATGTAGTTTATTTTGAATCCAGTCAAGACCTGGACATGGCCGATATTGATGTCAGCGATATTTTGCTGAGTGTAGCCCGTCAAGTCAGTGTGAGTTTAGAAGGAATTGGCATCAAACTGAAACCGGGTTACTTTACGAATTTGTTTAAGGAAATTGGGGACTTTTTGCAAACCCCGATAGAATTATCAGGACAAGCGGAATTGTCTTTAGGTATTGCGAAAATTACTGCCAAAACCAAAGATAGCGCTCAAACCCGTAATCAACTCAGACAATATCTAGAACCACGTACCAATAGTATCTTGCAAGCGATTAACGAAGAGATATTAGAAAAAGCGGTCGAACAGCTAAAGCAGCGTGGTCAAAAAGGTTTGGTAGTCATTGTAGATAACTTAGATCGAGTGGATATGCGTCCTGTAGCATCTGGGCGTACCCAACCAGAATATCTTTTTATCGACCGAGGCGAACAGTTACGCCGACTGAAATGCCACTTAGTTTACACAATTCCCCTAGCCCTAATTTTTTCTAATGAATACGAGACACTCAAAAATCGCTTAGGCGGAGGGATTGCGCCCAAAGTTTTGCCAATGGTACTAGTGCGTCAAAGAGACGGTAGCGATCACGAACCCGGAATGTCACTATTGCGCCAGCTAGTGCTAGCCAGAGCTTTTCCACAAATTCCCTGGAATGAGAGGCAGTTTTTAATCACAGATTTATTTGATCAGCCCGAAACCTTAGATCGAATATGTCGTGTCAGTGGTGGTCACATCCGTAACTTATTAGGCTTGCTTTATAGCTGCTTGCAACGCCAAGATCCACCTTTTGCCAGGGATTGCTTAGAAGCTGTAATTAAAGACTACCGCGATGATTTGCTATTAGCTATTGATGAATATCAGTGGAAATTACTATTTGAAGTAGTGCAGCAGCAAAGTGTCAAAGGCGAGTCTGACTACCAGAGCTTACTACGAAGTATGTATCTGTTTGAATACCGTGATCCTCAAGGGCGTTGGTTTGGTATCAGTCCAGCATTAGCAGAAACAGAACAAGTCCTCATTTGGCAGCAAAATAAGTAG
- a CDS encoding transposase, whose product MITLKFKLYEHKRNRHLKRMINAAGIIYNHCIALHKRYYRMWGKHLNCAKLQSHIAKLRKRHQFWQSIGSQAVQDICQRIEKAYQLFFKHNKKGVRPPNFKKFKKYKSFTLKQAGYKLLSGNRIKIANRVYQFWKSREVEGKIKTLTIKRTALGELFMVIVVNNELEPEIKSTTGKIAGFDFGLKTFLTCSDGTLIDSPQFLKQSLNAIKKASKNHSKKVKRSNNRERARKNLVRQHENVCNRRRDWFWKLAHELTDKFDVLCFETLNLKGMQRLWGRKISDVAFGEFLQILSWVTKKKNKQLVYIDQWYPSSKTCSHCGHILENLDLSIRQWRCPSCQSINGRDENAARNIQMVGASTIGLGDVRLARASNCCLTPESPPF is encoded by the coding sequence ATGATTACACTAAAGTTTAAGCTGTACGAACACAAAAGGAATAGACACCTGAAACGCATGATCAACGCCGCAGGGATAATCTATAACCATTGTATTGCTCTACATAAACGGTACTATCGCATGTGGGGCAAACACTTAAACTGTGCAAAACTCCAGTCTCATATTGCCAAATTGAGAAAACGTCATCAATTTTGGCAATCAATAGGTTCTCAAGCGGTGCAAGATATCTGTCAACGCATAGAGAAAGCCTACCAATTATTTTTTAAACATAATAAGAAAGGAGTCAGACCACCGAATTTTAAAAAGTTTAAAAAATACAAATCATTCACTCTTAAACAAGCAGGTTATAAACTCTTAAGTGGGAATAGAATTAAAATTGCCAATCGAGTTTATCAATTTTGGAAATCTAGAGAGGTAGAGGGCAAAATCAAAACATTAACCATTAAACGCACTGCACTAGGTGAGTTATTTATGGTGATTGTAGTTAATAATGAGTTAGAACCAGAAATTAAATCAACGACTGGTAAAATAGCGGGGTTTGATTTCGGATTGAAGACATTTCTAACTTGCTCTGATGGAACTTTAATTGATTCTCCACAATTTCTCAAGCAATCTTTGAATGCTATTAAGAAAGCTAGTAAGAACCACTCCAAAAAGGTAAAACGGTCAAATAATCGTGAAAGAGCTAGAAAAAATTTAGTTCGTCAACATGAAAATGTTTGTAACCGCCGACGTGATTGGTTCTGGAAATTAGCTCATGAATTGACAGACAAGTTTGATGTTTTATGTTTTGAAACCCTAAACCTCAAAGGTATGCAACGTCTTTGGGGTAGAAAAATATCAGACGTGGCTTTTGGAGAATTTCTCCAAATATTGTCATGGGTAACTAAAAAGAAAAACAAACAACTTGTTTATATAGATCAATGGTATCCATCTAGTAAAACTTGTTCTCATTGTGGGCATATTTTAGAAAATCTAGATTTATCCATAAGACAGTGGCGTTGTCCGTCTTGTCAATCAATTAATGGACGTGATGAAAACGCCGCGAGAAATATTCAAATGGTTGGGGCATCAACCATTGGGTTAGGTGATGTTAGACTGGCAAGAGCCAGCAATTGCTGTTTGACTCCAGAATCTCCGCCCTTTTAG
- a CDS encoding helix-turn-helix domain-containing protein, which yields MILGFKTQLKVNKQQRLLLAQHAGVARHAWNQGLALCQQVLIHNRTNPDEKIKFPTAIDLRFLRT from the coding sequence ATGATACTAGGATTCAAGACACAACTGAAGGTAAACAAACAACAACGTCTACTGCTGGCACAACACGCAGGAGTAGCCAGACACGCGTGGAATCAAGGTTTAGCATTATGTCAACAGGTACTCATACATAATCGGACAAACCCTGATGAGAAAATTAAATTTCCTACAGCCATAGATTTACGGTTCTTGCGTACTTAG
- a CDS encoding FtsQ-type POTRA domain-containing protein — MADIVSVSRMDLAQRRKKLRQQRQMKILQAIWRTVAISGLAGGLLWVAIQPMWVLNAPKQIVMKSGNQLLTQEAIKSLLVLSYPQSLWRIEPSAIANSLKQQPTIAQATVSRRLFPPGLIIEIQERVPVAMAQMSKERNPSNKQVSTGLLDASGVWMPLEKYTSLNPTVKLPTLKVIGSPEQYRPYWTKLYEAVSQSSVKVTEIDYQDPTNVIFKTELGNVHLGAMSSQLPQQIKVLAQLRYLPTKLNSSQIEYIDLKNPQTPLVQMNQKTKK; from the coding sequence ATGGCTGACATAGTATCAGTTTCCCGCATGGATTTAGCCCAGCGTCGGAAAAAATTACGACAGCAGCGGCAGATGAAAATTCTTCAAGCTATTTGGCGAACTGTTGCCATTAGTGGTTTGGCGGGTGGTTTGTTGTGGGTGGCTATCCAGCCCATGTGGGTGCTAAATGCTCCCAAACAAATTGTGATGAAATCAGGCAATCAATTACTGACACAAGAGGCGATCAAGTCACTGCTAGTGTTATCCTATCCCCAGTCATTATGGCGGATTGAACCGTCGGCGATCGCCAACTCTTTGAAGCAACAACCGACTATTGCTCAAGCAACCGTTAGTCGTCGCTTGTTTCCGCCTGGATTAATCATCGAAATTCAGGAACGAGTACCTGTAGCAATGGCTCAAATGAGCAAGGAGCGAAATCCTAGCAATAAACAAGTATCTACCGGCTTACTAGATGCAAGTGGGGTTTGGATGCCGTTAGAAAAATACACGTCACTTAATCCCACTGTCAAATTACCCACTCTCAAAGTTATTGGTTCCCCGGAACAATACCGACCCTACTGGACTAAACTTTATGAAGCTGTCAGTCAAAGTTCCGTAAAAGTCACCGAAATTGATTACCAAGATCCAACGAATGTAATTTTTAAAACAGAACTAGGGAATGTGCATCTTGGTGCTATGAGTTCCCAGTTGCCTCAACAAATCAAGGTACTCGCCCAATTGCGATATTTACCCACGAAACTAAATTCTAGTCAAATAGAGTACATTGATCTCAAAAATCCGCAAACTCCATTAGTACAAATGAACCAAAAAACCAAAAAATAA
- the ftsZ gene encoding cell division protein FtsZ translates to MTLDNNQGLTYKNSQSVGQPGFSLAVNSTNPFNSSGLNYAQNHDGKKITTDIHRIGEIVPGRVANIKVIGVGGGGGNAVNRMIESDVSGVEFWSINTDAQALTLAGAPSRLQIGQKLTRGLGAGGNPAIGQKAAEESRDEIATALEGADLVFITAGMGGGTGTGAAPIVAEVAKEMGALTVGVVTRPFVFEGRRRTSQAEQGIEGLKSRVDTLIIIPNNKLLEVIPEQTPVQEAFRYADDVLRQGVQGISDIITIPGLVNVDFADVRAVMADAGSALMGIGVSSGKSRAREAAIAAISSPLLECSIEGARGVVFNITGGSDLTLHEVNAAAETIYEVVDPNANIIFGAVIDDRLQGEVRITVIATGFTGEVQTAPQQNVANARVVTPPPKRPLSQPPAVNPPAPIPEPQHKPVLDIPDFLQRRRTPPK, encoded by the coding sequence ATGACACTTGATAATAACCAAGGGCTTACCTATAAAAACTCCCAATCTGTCGGGCAACCAGGATTCTCACTGGCTGTTAACTCGACCAACCCTTTTAATAGCTCTGGGCTGAACTACGCCCAAAATCATGACGGGAAGAAGATTACTACTGACATTCACCGCATTGGCGAAATTGTTCCCGGTCGAGTCGCCAATATTAAAGTGATTGGTGTCGGTGGCGGCGGTGGCAATGCTGTTAACCGCATGATTGAGTCGGACGTTAGTGGCGTAGAATTTTGGTCAATTAACACCGATGCTCAAGCTCTGACCTTAGCTGGCGCACCTAGTCGATTGCAAATAGGACAGAAGTTGACGCGGGGTTTGGGTGCTGGTGGTAATCCGGCTATTGGTCAAAAGGCGGCTGAGGAATCACGGGACGAAATAGCCACAGCTTTAGAAGGTGCTGATTTAGTATTTATCACCGCTGGTATGGGGGGTGGCACAGGAACGGGTGCTGCGCCGATTGTCGCGGAGGTAGCTAAAGAAATGGGCGCTCTCACTGTTGGGGTGGTGACACGTCCATTTGTGTTTGAGGGACGCCGCCGTACTAGCCAAGCAGAGCAAGGCATTGAAGGATTAAAAAGTAGGGTAGATACGCTGATCATCATCCCCAATAACAAGTTGCTGGAAGTGATCCCCGAACAAACTCCTGTGCAAGAAGCTTTTCGTTATGCAGATGATGTACTACGTCAAGGGGTACAAGGTATTTCTGATATCATTACGATCCCTGGTTTGGTTAACGTTGACTTTGCTGATGTGCGAGCTGTGATGGCAGATGCAGGATCGGCCTTGATGGGCATCGGCGTGAGTTCTGGAAAATCTAGAGCTAGAGAAGCTGCGATCGCCGCTATTTCATCGCCCCTACTAGAATGTTCGATTGAAGGAGCTAGAGGCGTTGTATTTAATATTACTGGTGGTAGCGACCTGACGCTCCATGAGGTTAATGCTGCGGCTGAAACAATTTATGAAGTTGTTGATCCCAACGCCAATATTATTTTTGGAGCGGTGATTGATGACAGGCTCCAGGGTGAGGTAAGAATTACTGTCATTGCTACTGGGTTTACAGGTGAAGTGCAAACAGCACCACAACAAAACGTAGCTAATGCCAGAGTGGTAACACCACCTCCAAAACGACCCCTATCACAGCCACCAGCTGTTAATCCCCCAGCACCAATTCCCGAACCTCAACATAAACCTGTATTGGATATTCCTGATTTTCTGCAACGCCGGCGGACACCACCTAAATAA
- the gshB gene encoding glutathione synthase: MKLAFIIDPIHQLDPCHDTSVALMEAAQILGHEIWMTQANLLCVVDSKAWAIVQQVELVPVQLVEGRWKAANPWYKLGASSLISLETMDAVFMRTDPPVNDSYLYATYILDYIDQNKTLVINSPSGIRGANEKMYALQFTNAIPETIVSADKEIIRQFVAAKGATVLKPLGNKAGEGILFLQSGDRNFNSIVELSTFQGRIPVMVQTYLPAAKEGDKRIILLNGEPIGALNRLSSGSDFRNNMATGGTVAQTEITPREYETCSQIAEKLRQDGLIFVGIDVIGGYLTEVNVTSPTGIREIDRLDSISLGHQVIQWLEQTLKTQK; the protein is encoded by the coding sequence GTGAAACTCGCTTTTATCATTGATCCCATCCATCAACTTGACCCATGTCATGATACCAGTGTTGCTCTGATGGAAGCAGCCCAAATATTGGGTCATGAAATTTGGATGACACAGGCAAACCTGCTGTGTGTGGTAGACAGCAAAGCTTGGGCTATCGTACAGCAAGTAGAACTTGTACCAGTTCAGTTGGTGGAGGGACGGTGGAAAGCGGCCAATCCTTGGTATAAATTGGGCGCTAGCTCCTTAATTTCCTTGGAAACAATGGATGCCGTATTCATGCGGACAGATCCACCAGTCAATGATTCCTATCTCTATGCGACCTATATTCTGGATTACATAGACCAAAACAAAACCCTAGTGATTAATAGTCCTAGTGGTATTCGCGGGGCAAACGAAAAAATGTATGCCCTCCAGTTTACCAATGCGATTCCAGAAACCATTGTCAGTGCTGATAAGGAGATTATCCGGCAATTTGTGGCGGCAAAAGGGGCAACGGTTCTCAAACCACTGGGTAACAAAGCTGGAGAAGGGATTTTATTTTTACAATCAGGCGATCGCAATTTCAACTCGATTGTCGAACTCAGTACCTTCCAAGGCCGAATACCAGTCATGGTACAAACCTATTTACCAGCAGCAAAAGAGGGAGACAAGCGGATTATCCTCCTGAATGGCGAACCAATTGGTGCCCTCAATCGCCTGTCTAGTGGTAGCGACTTTCGCAATAATATGGCCACTGGTGGTACTGTCGCTCAAACCGAAATTACGCCAAGGGAGTATGAAACCTGTAGCCAAATCGCTGAAAAATTACGCCAAGACGGCTTAATTTTTGTGGGTATTGACGTTATTGGCGGCTACCTGACCGAAGTCAACGTCACCAGTCCCACAGGAATTCGGGAAATCGACCGACTAGATAGTATTAGTCTTGGTCATCAAGTTATTCAATGGCTTGAACAGACTTTAAAAACCCAAAAATAA
- the grxC gene encoding glutaredoxin 3, with product MTAKVEIYTWRTCPFCIRAKGLLNNKGVEFIEYSIDGDDEARAKMAQRANGRRSVPQIFINDKHIGGCDDIHDLETKGELDELLASKAV from the coding sequence ATGACTGCCAAAGTAGAAATCTACACTTGGAGGACTTGCCCTTTTTGCATCCGTGCCAAAGGTTTGCTGAACAACAAGGGGGTGGAATTCATCGAATACAGCATCGATGGAGATGACGAAGCACGAGCTAAAATGGCTCAACGGGCAAATGGACGCCGTTCAGTACCACAAATTTTCATCAATGATAAACATATTGGGGGTTGTGATGATATCCACGATTTAGAAACTAAAGGCGAGCTTGATGAGCTACTAGCGTCTAAGGCTGTGTAA
- a CDS encoding 2OG-Fe(II) oxygenase: MQSAPQPLESKDVKVQLLLAGGHEYTVYLKSDAPLLHNLLKIIVARAYKQESTSNGLFQIPINAGHSVLCFASENLIGIVTEPPILVQQIEEVKPQAEDIIPSYYIQIDNFLQPEQHQRLIQYVLEKESDFIPTSTSTNDVDYRKSFVLYSFSESQELILSRILETIPNVMSKLGLPSFTISQIESQLTAHNDGNYYKIHNDNGSRDTATRELTYVYYFYQEPKPFSGGELVIYDSKIVNNFYVSADTFKTVEPRNNSIVFFLSRYMHEVRPVSCPLKAFSDSRFTINGWVRR; this comes from the coding sequence ATGCAATCAGCCCCGCAGCCACTAGAATCCAAAGATGTCAAAGTTCAGCTTCTTCTAGCTGGAGGACATGAATACACCGTTTATTTAAAATCAGATGCACCTTTACTCCATAATCTATTGAAAATTATTGTAGCTCGTGCTTACAAGCAAGAATCTACTAGTAATGGGTTATTTCAAATTCCCATAAATGCAGGACATTCTGTTTTGTGTTTTGCTAGCGAAAACCTTATTGGCATAGTTACAGAACCACCAATTTTGGTACAGCAAATTGAGGAAGTAAAACCTCAAGCTGAGGATATTATACCTTCTTATTATATCCAAATAGATAATTTTCTCCAACCAGAACAACATCAACGCTTAATCCAATACGTTCTAGAAAAAGAATCGGATTTTATCCCAACTAGCACTTCTACAAACGATGTTGATTATCGTAAATCTTTCGTTCTTTACTCTTTTTCTGAATCTCAGGAACTGATATTAAGTAGAATTCTAGAGACCATTCCTAATGTAATGAGCAAATTAGGGCTACCATCATTTACCATATCTCAAATCGAAAGCCAACTAACTGCACACAATGATGGCAATTATTACAAAATTCATAACGATAACGGTAGCCGAGATACAGCAACAAGAGAACTCACCTACGTTTATTACTTTTATCAAGAACCCAAGCCTTTTTCAGGTGGTGAATTAGTCATCTACGATAGCAAGATTGTCAATAACTTTTATGTAAGTGCTGATACTTTCAAAACAGTGGAACCTCGCAACAACAGCATTGTATTCTTCCTCAGCCGCTATATGCACGAAGTACGACCAGTTAGTTGTCCTCTTAAAGCTTTTAGTGATAGTAGATTTACCATCAACGGCTGGGTGCGTCGATAA
- the hflX gene encoding GTPase HflX — translation METIYGNLQGLKSSQLKQLQRLYHQRIPGDTITTSDFSQRLAAISTELNQPVCAYLNRRGQVIRVGVGTPRQTQIPPLELPRYGAERLSGIRCIATHLKPEPPNEAAMTAMAMQRLDALVVLNITGAGFTRRGGGATGYVKEAYLAHLTPQESRALITSTPGFKVESGNIPSPNWRISSPISLDDLAQQDFIDLVENLEAEFQREFIAQEVDADHDRVLLVGIITDEMTPQQFQDTLMELAMLVDTAGGDVLQTIQQKRSRIHPQTVVGEGKVQEIALTAQTLGVNLVVFDRDLSPSQVRNLEAQIGVRVVDRTEVILDIFAQRAQSRAGKLQVELAQLEYMQPRLTGRGQAMSRLGGGIGTRGPGETKLETERRAIQQRISRLQKEVNQLQAHRSRLRQRRQHREVPSIALVGYTNAGKSTLLNALTNAEVYTANQLFATLDPTTRRLVIPNAETAEPQEILITDTVGFIHELPASLMDAFRATLEEVTEADALLHLVDLSHPAWLSHIRSVRDILAEMPITPGPALVVFNKIDQVTSETLALAREEFPLAVFISAGQRLGLETLRQRLSLLIQYAVDAR, via the coding sequence ATAGAGACTATCTACGGAAATCTCCAAGGTTTAAAGTCCAGCCAGCTGAAACAACTACAGCGGCTGTACCACCAGCGCATACCGGGCGATACCATCACTACGTCCGATTTTTCTCAGCGTCTGGCAGCAATCAGCACCGAACTAAATCAGCCCGTGTGTGCCTACCTCAACCGACGCGGCCAAGTGATTCGGGTGGGGGTAGGCACACCGCGTCAAACGCAAATTCCACCCTTGGAATTGCCACGTTATGGTGCCGAACGACTCAGCGGTATTCGATGTATTGCCACCCATCTCAAGCCAGAACCGCCTAATGAAGCGGCAATGACAGCGATGGCGATGCAACGTTTAGACGCTTTAGTGGTATTAAATATCACTGGAGCAGGCTTTACACGGAGGGGAGGCGGCGCCACAGGCTACGTCAAAGAAGCTTATTTAGCACACCTAACACCCCAAGAATCTCGCGCCTTGATTACCAGTACTCCTGGATTTAAGGTAGAGTCGGGCAATATCCCATCTCCAAATTGGCGAATATCGTCGCCTATCAGCTTGGATGATCTAGCCCAACAAGACTTTATCGACTTGGTGGAAAACCTAGAAGCAGAATTTCAGCGGGAATTTATTGCCCAGGAAGTAGATGCCGACCATGATCGCGTGCTACTTGTGGGAATAATCACCGATGAAATGACTCCGCAACAATTCCAAGACACCCTCATGGAATTAGCCATGCTAGTGGATACAGCCGGGGGAGATGTACTACAGACAATACAACAAAAGCGATCGCGCATTCATCCCCAGACCGTAGTCGGTGAAGGTAAAGTGCAGGAAATCGCCCTCACAGCCCAAACCTTGGGAGTTAATCTCGTCGTCTTTGACCGCGACCTTTCACCCTCCCAAGTCCGCAACCTAGAAGCCCAAATTGGTGTCAGAGTAGTTGACCGCACCGAAGTCATACTAGATATCTTTGCCCAACGTGCCCAGTCCCGTGCTGGTAAATTACAAGTAGAACTAGCACAGTTGGAATATATGCAGCCGCGACTCACTGGTAGAGGTCAAGCGATGTCCCGGTTAGGGGGTGGTATTGGGACAAGAGGACCTGGTGAAACCAAACTAGAAACCGAACGCCGAGCCATTCAGCAGCGCATTTCTCGACTCCAAAAAGAAGTGAACCAGCTCCAGGCCCATCGTTCCCGTTTACGACAACGGCGACAACATCGGGAAGTTCCCTCAATCGCATTGGTTGGTTATACCAACGCCGGTAAATCCACCTTGCTGAACGCCCTCACCAACGCCGAAGTTTACACAGCCAACCAGCTATTTGCTACCCTCGACCCCACCACACGCCGTCTGGTGATACCCAACGCCGAGACAGCAGAACCCCAAGAGATTCTGATTACAGATACAGTAGGATTTATTCACGAACTACCTGCATCCCTAATGGACGCCTTCCGCGCTACCTTAGAGGAAGTCACAGAAGCCGACGCCCTACTGCATTTAGTAGATTTATCTCATCCCGCCTGGTTGAGTCATATTCGCTCAGTCAGAGACATTTTAGCAGAAATGCCCATAACTCCAGGGCCAGCGCTGGTTGTTTTTAACAAAATTGATCAAGTCACTAGCGAAACCCTCGCCCTAGCACGAGAAGAGTTTCCCCTAGCAGTTTTTATTTCCGCAGGACAACGCTTAGGCTTAGAAACTCTACGCCAGCGCCTCAGCTTGCTGATTCAATACGCCGTTGACGCTCGGTAA
- a CDS encoding transposase, whose translation MRQVEKHIIKEGHDWFDYCSDITTISRQLYNTAQFTQRQGFFYGWGTQSQASLDTLFKQNENYKALPAKVAQLVLKQNADAWIAYDKALVAYKLEPTKFTGRPKPPNYVDDKNLVKFNNQAIGKREFNKGFIIPSMSPIRIPVKPGLKFEDLCEVRIIPKTGCFVIEIVYEITELSEFFCSLNPELNAAIDIGLDNLATIVFNDLSEQPIIVNGKPLKSANQFYNKQIAKFRGFLPHGKAKSRRIANIVRNRNQFIDSYLHQSTKMIVDELLSLGVTHVSIGKNEQWKTRLNLGKRTNQSFIQIPHAKFIEMLTYKLVRVGITVKVAEESYTSKASAIDWDIIPTYQPNNKIKHVFSGKRVKRAWYISKDGLKIHADVNAGYNIGRKSNPEGFDCLQSILRDRGCLVVHPRRITPLFKRVHAESRVA comes from the coding sequence ATGCGTCAAGTAGAAAAGCACATAATCAAAGAAGGACATGACTGGTTTGATTATTGTAGTGACATTACCACTATTTCTCGGCAGCTTTACAACACTGCTCAATTCACTCAGCGTCAAGGTTTTTTTTATGGTTGGGGAACTCAATCACAAGCTAGCTTAGACACTTTATTTAAACAAAATGAGAACTACAAAGCCTTGCCCGCAAAAGTAGCTCAACTCGTATTAAAACAGAATGCAGATGCGTGGATTGCTTACGACAAAGCATTAGTGGCTTACAAACTTGAACCAACTAAGTTCACTGGTAGACCAAAACCACCTAATTATGTTGATGATAAAAACTTAGTGAAATTCAATAATCAAGCAATTGGTAAAAGAGAATTTAATAAAGGTTTCATTATCCCGTCAATGTCGCCAATCAGAATCCCGGTAAAGCCTGGACTAAAGTTTGAGGACTTGTGTGAGGTACGAATTATCCCAAAAACTGGATGCTTCGTTATCGAAATAGTCTATGAAATTACCGAGTTGTCAGAGTTTTTTTGTAGTTTGAATCCTGAACTGAATGCGGCGATAGATATTGGTTTAGATAATCTAGCGACGATTGTTTTCAACGACTTGAGCGAACAGCCAATTATCGTAAACGGGAAACCATTAAAATCAGCCAACCAATTTTATAACAAGCAGATTGCCAAGTTTCGAGGTTTTCTGCCTCATGGTAAAGCTAAATCAAGGCGAATCGCAAATATCGTCCGCAACCGTAATCAATTTATAGATTCATATTTGCATCAATCCACAAAAATGATTGTGGATGAACTTCTATCTCTTGGTGTAACTCACGTCTCAATCGGGAAAAACGAACAATGGAAAACACGTCTTAATTTAGGTAAACGTACAAACCAAAGCTTTATTCAAATACCACATGCTAAATTTATCGAAATGCTGACTTACAAATTAGTTAGAGTCGGTATTACCGTTAAGGTAGCAGAAGAATCTTACACAAGTAAGGCTTCAGCGATTGATTGGGACATCATCCCAACTTATCAACCTAACAACAAGATCAAGCATGTATTCTCAGGAAAACGTGTCAAACGTGCGTGGTATATCAGTAAAGATGGTTTGAAGATTCATGCTGACGTGAACGCAGGCTACAACATCGGCAGAAAAAGTAATCCTGAAGGGTTTGACTGTCTCCAGTCTATTCTAAGGGATAGGGGGTGTCTGGTAGTACATCCAAGGCGGATAACTCCACTATTTAAGCGTGTCCATGCTGAAAGTAGAGTTGCTTAA